The genomic DNA CGTCGTACACGAACTCGACGGTTCCGGCGGAGCGGTAGCCGACCGCGGCGCACAAGTCCCGTGCCGCCGAGGCGAGGTGGTCGCGCACGTGTGAGGGGAGTCCCGGCGCGGGGGCCTCCTCGACCACCTTCTGGTTGCGGCGTTGGAGCGAGCAGTCCCGGTCGCCGAGGGTGACGACCCGGCCCCGGCCGTCGCCGAAGACCTGTACCTCGACATGGCGGGCGTGCTCGACCAGGCGTTCCAGGAAGATCCCCGCCGAGGAGAACGAGGCCGCGGTGACGCGCCGCACCCGCTCCCACGACTCGGCCAGTTCGGCGGCGGAACGGCAGGCCGACATGCCGATGCCGCCCCCGCCGCCGGTGGCCTTGAGCATGACGGGATAGCCGATGCGGGAGGCCGCGTCGAGCGCTTCGTCGAGCGAGGCGAGCAGCCCCGTGCCGGGTGCGAGCGGCACCCCGGCCGCCTCGGCCGCGGCCCGCGCCGTGTGCTTCGCGCCGAAGAGTTCCAGCTGCTCGGGCGTCGGTCCGACGAACACGATCCCGGCGTCCTCGCAGCGGCGCGCGAACGCCGCGTCCTCGGAGAGGAAGCCGTAGCCGGGGTGGATCGCGCCGGCGCCGGTGTCCTTGGCGGCCTTCAGTACGAGATCCGCGTCGAGGTACGACTCCTTCGCGGGCGCGGGGCCCAGGCGTACGGCCTCGTCGGCGAGCCGGACATGGGGCGCCGAGCGGTCCGGGTCGGAGTACACCGCGACGGTGCGCAGGCCGAGTTCACGCGCCGTGCGGATGACGCGGACGGCTATCTCGCCCCGGTTGGCGACGAGCAGGGTGTCGAAGGTCATGACGCGTCCCCCTGGACCTGGACGGCGGCCCCGATCGTCATCCGCACCGCCGTCGGCTCGAAGCCGTTGCAGGGGTTGTTGATCTGCGGGCAGTTGGAGACCAGCACGAGCACGTCGCGCTCGGCGCGCAGGGTCAGGGCCAGACCCGGGGCGGAGATGCCGTCGACGATGCCCAGCGTGCCGTCCTTCTCGACCGGCACGTTCATGTACCAGTTGATGTTCGAGACGAGATCGCGCTTGCCGAGGCCGTACTTGGCGCCCTCCGCGAGGAAGTTGTCCACGCACGCGTGCTGCGACCAGGTGTGGTGGCCGTACCGCAGTGTGTTCGACTCTTTGGAGCAGGCGCCGCCGACCGTGTCGTGGCGCCCCACCTCGTCCGCGACGACCGTCATCAGCGGGGTGTGCTCGTTGGACAGGAGCACACTGCCGGTGGTGAGGAAGACGCTGCCCTGGGCGTGGATCGTGTCGGGCGCGCTGTAGCGGACCGCGGTGTCGTGGGCGTCGTACACGAGGAAGTCCACGGCCTGGTTGCCGTGCAGGTCGGTGAGGGTGAGCGTCTCGCCCGCGCGGACGACGGCGGACCAGGCGGCCCGGGCGGGAACGACGGTCTCCGTGACGGCTGTCCGGGTCATGCGAGCCCCCTCGCGGCAAGGAATTCGGCGGTGTTCAGCAACGCGCGGCGGCCTTCGGGGGTCGCCTCCCACAGCGGGTCGCCGGGGCGGGTGGCGTCCGCGCGCCAGGCGAGCACCTCCAGCGGGGTGCTGACGTAGTCCGTACGCGGATCGGCGGGGTGCGGCACGTTCGCGATCAGCACCGTGAGGTCCTGCTCGGCGCGCAGGGTCACGCTGCCGCCGGGGCCGGCGGAGCCGGTGAAGTCGAGGGTGCCGTCGTCACGTACCTCCACGCCCTGGAAGAAGGAGAGCGAGGGCGGCAGGTCGCGCGGCTCCAGACCGTTCTTGGCCGCGGCCAGTTTGAACAGCTCGCGCCCCGCCGGGGAGGCGGACTGCGGGGTGCCGTCCCCGTACCGCTCCGTGTTGCGTACGAGCGTGGAGGTGCCGCACAGCGCGTCGTGCCGTCCCGAGGTGTCGGCGACCACCGAGGCGAGGACCCGGCCCTGGTCGGACAGGAGCAGCCGGTCCTCGCCGAGGTAGGCGTTCCACTGCACCTTGACCGTGTCGGCTACGTTCAGCCGCTCCCACGGACGGTCGGCGACGTACAGGAGGAGATGCGCACAGGCGTCGCCCCGCAGGTCGGTCAGGCGCAGCTCGGTGCCGCGGGCCAGCACCCGGTGCGTGTAGTTGCCGCCCGCGACCGTCTCCGCCCACACCAGGTGGCCCGCCGCGCAGGGCGGCGCGGGCCAGGCGCTCGCCGGTACGACGGGCATGGCCTCGGTCCGGGCGCCCTCCTGCGCCCGGGCGTGGGCGCGTGCCCCGTAGGTGGTCGCTGTCGCCATCGCGGACCTCCGCTGTTCGGCTCTTCGGGTGATTTCTGTCGCCCGACAGAAATTAGGGGCGGGTCGGGTCGGTGCCGTTGCCCTCGCATTGCCGGTCGGTTACCGATCCCTCACGGAAACCGTCCGGAGAGCGTCCGGCATCGCCCGAAGATCGCGTGGCGGTGCCGTGTGCGAGGATCGAACGCATGGGGACCAGTGGACGGCGGGTGGGCAGACCGCGCGCCGCGCAGCGGCCGGACAGCGGTCTGTCGCCGCGCGACGAACTCCTCACGGCCGCCGCCGAGTTGTTCACGACCCGTGGCTACGCCGCCACGACCACCCGTGCCGTCGCCGAGCGGGCCGGCATGCGGCAGGCGTCCATGTACCACTACGTCTCCGGCAAGGAGGAATTGCTCGCCGCGCTCCTGGAGTCCACGGTCACGCCCTCGCTCGCCCTGGCCCGGCACCTGCTCGCCGAGGACGCCGCCCCGGCCGAGAGCCGGCTGTGGGAGCTGTGCCGCACGGACGTGGAACTGCTCTGCGGCGGCCCGCACAACCTCGGCGGCCTGTACCTGCTGCCCGAGGTGCACACCGAACGCTTCGCCGGTTTCCATGCCGTACGGGCCGAACTGAAGGACACCTACCGGCAGTTGCTGGCCGCGACGGCCGTGGGCGGCGCACTCGCCAAGAGTGAGCTGGATCTGCGTACGGATCTGGTCTTCGGGCTGATCGAAGGTGTCATCCTCGTTCACCGCTCCGATCCGGAGCGCCCGGTCTCGGCTTTCGCCGAGGCGACCGCGGACGCCGCGCTGCGCATCGTCGGCGTCTGACGGACGTCCCGCCCCGGTGCCGGAAGCCGGGGGTCACCCCCGTGGGCGACAGTTTTCGCATGCCTGTGCCTCGTGACGCAGTGTGTGCGAATGGAGGCGCAGCGTGCAAATGGGGCCGAGCGTACTCCTGGCGCAGGAGTCATTTCAGGTGCTTGCTGAATATGACATAGCGATGATCCGGTCGGACTAAGCTCGCCCGCAGCGCACCAGGTTGAGATGAATTCGTGCGCCTGTTCCCAAAAATACCGAAGATCCAGATCCGTACCCCACGTACCTCAGCACAACACCCCCCAACCCCAGCCGATTTGTCTCAGAGGGCATACATGGTGAGTGTTCAATCGCCTCCCGGTGGCCGTGAACTTCCCTACGCGCGCGTGCTGTTGCTGCCGGCCATACTGATGGCCGCGGCGACCGGGGCCGCCGTCGCCTTGGTGGCGGAGCCGGCCCGGATCGCCGTCGGCTGGTGCGGAGCCGTCGCGACGCTCCTCGTCATCGCCGCCGCGGCCGAAGCGGTACGCCGCGGCCGCACCGTCCGTGAGCTGCGCGCCGAGGTCGCGCGCCGGACCGCCGACCTGGAAGAACGCGTCGCCGCCCACGACGCGGAGTTCGTGCGCCTGGGTCAGGAAATCCTGCCCGCGGCACTGGAGTTGGTGCGGGTCGGCGAGTCCCCGTCGGAGGTGATCCGCAAAACCGTCGACGCGGAGCCCGAGTGGCGCGACCTTCCCCCACCGCAGCGCAGTCTGCTGACCACCGTCGTCAGGGTCGTGGACCGCCAGTTCGCCCTGCGCGACTCCTCGCAGCGCACCTTCGTCAACATCGCCCGTCGCGTCCAGGCGATCGTCCACCAGCAGAACAAGGAACTGCGGGAGATGGAGGAGGACCACGGCCGTAACCCCGAGGTCTTCGACGACCTGCTCCGCATCGACCACGGCACCGCGCTGATCGGCCGTCTCGCCGACTCCATCGCCGTCCTCGGCGGCGGCCGGCCCGGCCGCCAGTGGCCCCTGCCCGTACCGCTGTACAGCGTGCTGCGCGGCGCGATGTCCCGCATCCTGGAGTACCGCCGCGTCGAACTGCACTCCATCGCCAAGGTCAATGTCGCCGGCGTCTCCGTGGAACCGCTCATCCACGCCGCGGCCGAACTCCTCGACAACGCCACCCGCTACTCGCCGCCGCAGACCAAGGTGCACGTCACCGCGATCGAGGTGCAGACCGGCGTCGCCATCGAGATCGAGGACGCCGGCGTCAGCCTCAGCGAGGAGGCCCTCGCCCGCACCGAGGGCATGATCGAGCGCGCCAAGATGAGCATGGACCTCCAGGACATCGGCGAGACCCCGCGTCTGGGCATGGCCGTCGTCGGCCGCCTCTCGACGATGTACAACATGCAGATCTCGCTGCGGCAGTCCGCGTACGGCGGCGTCCGCGCCGTCCTCGTCGTGCCGCGCGACATGCTCACCGACGACCCCGCCCCCGGCTTCGCCCACGGCATCGGCGCCGCCTCCGCACCGATCATGGACACCGACGCGGTCGAGGCACCCGACCGCAAGGCCAAGAAGCGCCGCCCCACCACCGGACCCCGGATCCCGAGCCAGTACGCGGACATGGAGGACGACGTCCCCGAGGTCACCGAGTGGACGGCCAACGGACTGCCGCAGCGGCGCCGCCGCGTGCAGATGTCGCTCACCGAGCGATACGCCGAGCAGGCGCGGATCGAGGCCGAGGCGAAGGCCACCGGGGTCAACATCTGGGAACCCGAGCCCGCCCCGGAGGAGCCGAAGGAGCCCGAGCCCGAACCCGGACTGTGGGTCGAGGCGTTCATGAACGGTCTCAA from Streptomyces avermitilis MA-4680 = NBRC 14893 includes the following:
- a CDS encoding urea amidolyase associated protein UAAP2; translated protein: MTRTAVTETVVPARAAWSAVVRAGETLTLTDLHGNQAVDFLVYDAHDTAVRYSAPDTIHAQGSVFLTTGSVLLSNEHTPLMTVVADEVGRHDTVGGACSKESNTLRYGHHTWSQHACVDNFLAEGAKYGLGKRDLVSNINWYMNVPVEKDGTLGIVDGISAPGLALTLRAERDVLVLVSNCPQINNPCNGFEPTAVRMTIGAAVQVQGDAS
- a CDS encoding urea amidolyase associated protein UAAP1, with product MATATTYGARAHARAQEGARTEAMPVVPASAWPAPPCAAGHLVWAETVAGGNYTHRVLARGTELRLTDLRGDACAHLLLYVADRPWERLNVADTVKVQWNAYLGEDRLLLSDQGRVLASVVADTSGRHDALCGTSTLVRNTERYGDGTPQSASPAGRELFKLAAAKNGLEPRDLPPSLSFFQGVEVRDDGTLDFTGSAGPGGSVTLRAEQDLTVLIANVPHPADPRTDYVSTPLEVLAWRADATRPGDPLWEATPEGRRALLNTAEFLAARGLA
- a CDS encoding TetR/AcrR family transcriptional regulator, which produces MGTSGRRVGRPRAAQRPDSGLSPRDELLTAAAELFTTRGYAATTTRAVAERAGMRQASMYHYVSGKEELLAALLESTVTPSLALARHLLAEDAAPAESRLWELCRTDVELLCGGPHNLGGLYLLPEVHTERFAGFHAVRAELKDTYRQLLAATAVGGALAKSELDLRTDLVFGLIEGVILVHRSDPERPVSAFAEATADAALRIVGV
- a CDS encoding ATP-binding protein, yielding MVSVQSPPGGRELPYARVLLLPAILMAAATGAAVALVAEPARIAVGWCGAVATLLVIAAAAEAVRRGRTVRELRAEVARRTADLEERVAAHDAEFVRLGQEILPAALELVRVGESPSEVIRKTVDAEPEWRDLPPPQRSLLTTVVRVVDRQFALRDSSQRTFVNIARRVQAIVHQQNKELREMEEDHGRNPEVFDDLLRIDHGTALIGRLADSIAVLGGGRPGRQWPLPVPLYSVLRGAMSRILEYRRVELHSIAKVNVAGVSVEPLIHAAAELLDNATRYSPPQTKVHVTAIEVQTGVAIEIEDAGVSLSEEALARTEGMIERAKMSMDLQDIGETPRLGMAVVGRLSTMYNMQISLRQSAYGGVRAVLVVPRDMLTDDPAPGFAHGIGAASAPIMDTDAVEAPDRKAKKRRPTTGPRIPSQYADMEDDVPEVTEWTANGLPQRRRRVQMSLTERYAEQARIEAEAKATGVNIWEPEPAPEEPKEPEPEPGLWVEAFMNGLKGDPDPTAFTKNPALAEADDEGDLK